One Solanum lycopersicum chromosome 2, SLM_r2.1 genomic region harbors:
- the LOC138342056 gene encoding agamous-like MADS-box protein AGL29, with the protein MKLIESERARAVSFSKRKKTLFEDAKKFATQTGADVAVMLFSPGGKPYSCGSTSVEEITENFFKMKVEDPRRHYAEGEFKGFEELKDLHKELQTCNEKEKKRVLMHKILHPGSEIPQDKHMEEQKLALKLRVENIKKETLNSILKEHMKFDLNVAPNPEDEEEY; encoded by the coding sequence atgaagcTTATCGAGTCTGAGAGAGCACGTGCTGTGAgtttctcaaaaagaaaaaaaactttgttTGAGGATGCAAAGAAGTTTGCAACTCAGACCGGTGCAGATGTTGCTGTGATGCTCTTTTCACCAGGTGGAAAACCATATTCCTGTGGTTCCACAAGTGTAGAAGAGATAACtgaaaattttttcaaaatgaaagtGGAGGACCCCCGGCGTCATTATGCTGAGGGTGAATTTAAAGGTTTTGAGGAATTAAAAGATCTTCATAAAGAATTGCAAACTTGTaacgagaaagaaaaaaaacgagTACTAATGCATAAGATTCTGCACCCTGGATCAGAAATACCTCAAGATAAACATATGGAGGAGCAGAAGTTGGCATTGAAGTTGCGGGTAGagaatattaaaaaagaaacactaaattctattttgaaggagcatatgaaatttgatttaaatGTTGCCCCTAATCCAGAAGATGAGGAGGAATATTGA
- the LOC138342055 gene encoding agamous-like MADS-box protein AGL29, which produces MKLIESERARAVSFSKRKKTLFEDAKKFATQTGADVAVMLFSPGGKPYSCGSTSVEDIIENFLKMKVADPRRHYAEEIPQDKHMEEQKLALKLRVGNIKKETLNSILKEHMKFDLNVALDPEDEEEY; this is translated from the exons atgaagcTTATCGAGTCTGAGAGAGCACGTGCTGTGAgtttctcaaaaagaaaaaaaactttgttTGAGGATGCAAAGAAGTTTGCAACTCAAACCGGTGCAGATGTTGCTGTGATGCTCTTTTCACCAGGTGGAAAACCATATTCCTGTGGTTCCACAAGCGTAgaagatataattgaaaattttctcaaaatgaaAGTGGCGGACCCCCGGCGTCATTATGCTGAGG AAATACCTCAAGATAAACATATGGAGGAGCAGAAGTTGGCATTGAAGTTGCGGGTAGggaatattaaaaaagaaacactaaattctattttgaaggagcatatgaaatttgatttaaatGTTGCCCTTGATCCGGAAGATGAGGAGGAATATTGA